The proteins below come from a single Caulobacter flavus genomic window:
- a CDS encoding helicase HerA-like domain-containing protein, which produces MTLAIGEGEILIGLGEGPVTQRLDRSNRHGVVAGATGTGKTVTLQVMAQAFADAGVPVFAADVKGDLSGVAAPGTPNEKMLARATSMDITLTPAAPPTIFWDLFGEKGHPIRTTISEMGPLLLSRLLELNDVQEGVLTVTFHVADQDGLLLLDLKDLQAALKYVADNAGEIGTQYGNVSAATVGAIQRKLLTLQTQGAEHFFGEPALNLSDIMRTDVAGRGYVNVLAADRLIQSPKLYSTFLLWLLSELFEELPEVGDPEKPKLVFFFDEAHLLFNDAPKPLLEKIEQVVRLIRSKGVGIYFVTQNPADIPDAVLGQLGARVQHALRAYTPADQKGLKAAAQSFRVNPAFDTAETIQALGVGEALVSVLDAKGAPCVVQKTLIRPPASRLGPLTPEERAAAIAKSPVAGLYDTAQDRASAYETLQGRAAQAQKDAAAAASAAEAERQRAAEEKVRERERAREEREDARASRPRASSRQGMAETFAKSLLRTVASQAGREIMRGLLGGLSRRR; this is translated from the coding sequence CGAAGGCGAGATCCTCATTGGCCTGGGCGAAGGGCCGGTGACGCAGCGGCTGGACCGCTCCAACCGCCACGGCGTGGTCGCCGGCGCGACCGGCACCGGCAAGACGGTGACGCTGCAGGTCATGGCCCAGGCCTTCGCCGACGCGGGCGTGCCGGTGTTCGCCGCCGACGTGAAGGGCGACCTGTCGGGCGTGGCCGCGCCGGGAACGCCGAACGAGAAGATGCTGGCCCGCGCCACGTCGATGGACATCACCCTGACCCCCGCCGCGCCGCCGACCATCTTCTGGGACCTGTTCGGCGAGAAGGGTCACCCGATCCGCACGACCATCTCGGAGATGGGCCCGCTGCTGCTGTCGCGGCTGCTGGAGCTGAACGACGTGCAGGAGGGGGTGCTGACCGTCACCTTCCACGTCGCCGACCAGGACGGCCTGCTGCTGCTGGACTTGAAGGATCTTCAGGCGGCGCTGAAGTACGTGGCCGACAACGCCGGCGAGATCGGCACCCAGTACGGCAACGTCTCGGCCGCCACGGTCGGGGCGATCCAGCGCAAGCTGCTGACCCTGCAGACCCAGGGCGCCGAGCACTTCTTCGGCGAACCGGCCCTGAACCTCTCCGACATCATGCGCACCGACGTGGCCGGGCGCGGCTATGTCAACGTGCTGGCGGCCGACCGCCTGATCCAGTCGCCCAAGCTCTATTCGACCTTCCTGCTGTGGCTGCTGTCGGAGCTGTTCGAGGAACTGCCCGAGGTGGGCGACCCGGAGAAGCCCAAGCTGGTGTTCTTCTTCGACGAGGCGCACCTGCTGTTCAACGACGCGCCCAAGCCCTTGCTTGAGAAGATCGAGCAGGTGGTTCGCCTGATCCGCTCCAAGGGCGTGGGCATCTATTTCGTCACCCAGAACCCGGCCGACATTCCCGACGCCGTGCTGGGCCAGCTGGGCGCGCGCGTGCAGCACGCCCTGCGCGCCTACACGCCCGCCGACCAGAAGGGGCTGAAGGCCGCCGCCCAGTCGTTCCGGGTGAACCCCGCCTTCGACACCGCCGAGACCATCCAGGCCCTGGGCGTGGGCGAGGCCCTGGTCTCGGTGCTCGACGCCAAGGGCGCGCCCTGCGTGGTGCAGAAGACCCTGATCCGCCCGCCGGCCTCGCGCCTGGGCCCGCTGACGCCTGAGGAACGCGCCGCCGCCATCGCCAAGAGCCCGGTGGCCGGCCTCTACGACACCGCCCAGGACCGCGCCTCGGCCTACGAGACGCTGCAGGGCCGCGCCGCCCAGGCCCAGAAGGACGCGGCCGCCGCCGCATCCGCCGCCGAGGCCGAACGCCAGCGCGCCGCCGAGGAGAAGGTGCGCGAGCGCGAACGGGCCCGCGAGGAACGCGAAGACGCCCGCGCCTCGCGGCCGCGCGCCTCCAGCCGCCAGGGCATGGCCGAGACCTTCGCCAAGTCGCTGCTGCGCACCGTGGCCAGCCAGGCCGGGCGCGAGATCATGCGCGGGCTGCTGGGGGGGCTGAGCAGACGGCGGTAG
- a CDS encoding ATP-binding protein: MGQFLSRATIRFASSVDRPILRFCLAGVAVGLAVAARIGAASLTDHPSNFPPFFVAVMLAALVGGLWAGLASVLASALLVRLLWMSGPLDTAQAAQLATFALSGALIVLFVAALRLAVRSGLAAEERFRIAQDASLDAFVILEPLRRGGQVADFRWTYANPAAQAMRPRGVSTLIGRRVRDVFRDETGQQMIERLSRLLDEGGPDDLEVRRVIDGEEHWVRSSGVRITEGLAVTFRDVTRERQAAAALRTSEEQFRGVANAAPVMIWISDADGACIWFNDAWLKFTGRGMDEELGRGWAAGVHPDDLVAAEAEAAAAMAQRRSFRAAFRLRRADGAWRWISSAGAPRHDAYGQFQGYIGSCFDNTEVVETTLELEARVVERTAALEASIAERAKTEAALAQSQRLETVGRLTGGVAHDFNNLLTVMVGGLDMILKRPDDVARVKRLGEAALAAGQRGERLTRQLLAFSRSQELKLEVVDIAGLILQVEPLVRRAVGDAKSLVVRADRDAGSSRVDAAQFEAALLNLVVNAVDATPDHGTITVEVSAERLAAGQAGEAPAGNYVRVAVSDTGHGMSPEVLGRVFEPFFTTKEVGKGTGLGLAQVYGFVRQCGGAVTIDSQEDQGTTVSLHLPAAADDGIVAERAQDEPIADLSGVRVLLVEDDASVRAITEGALSELGCVVVTAEHGRAALARLDAEPAFDVLLSDLVMPGGVSGVELGRIVSERTPDTAVLLTTGYAGDRLAAALEDLPWPVLRKPFRIEQLHRALAEAVRGRP; this comes from the coding sequence ATGGGCCAGTTTCTCAGTCGGGCGACGATCCGGTTCGCGTCGTCGGTCGACCGCCCGATCCTCAGGTTCTGCCTGGCCGGCGTGGCCGTGGGCCTTGCCGTCGCCGCCCGTATCGGCGCGGCCAGCCTGACCGACCATCCCAGCAACTTCCCGCCGTTCTTCGTCGCCGTCATGCTGGCCGCCCTGGTCGGCGGGCTGTGGGCGGGCCTGGCCTCGGTGCTGGCCAGCGCGCTGCTGGTGCGGCTGCTGTGGATGAGCGGCCCGCTGGATACCGCCCAGGCCGCCCAGCTGGCGACCTTCGCGCTGAGCGGCGCCCTGATCGTGCTGTTCGTCGCCGCCCTGCGGCTGGCCGTGCGCAGCGGCCTGGCCGCCGAGGAGCGGTTTCGCATCGCCCAGGACGCCTCGCTCGACGCCTTCGTGATCCTCGAACCCCTGCGGCGCGGCGGCCAGGTCGCCGACTTCCGCTGGACCTACGCCAACCCCGCCGCCCAGGCGATGCGGCCGCGCGGGGTGTCCACCCTGATCGGCCGGCGGGTGCGCGACGTGTTCCGCGACGAGACCGGCCAGCAGATGATCGAGCGCCTGAGCCGCCTGCTCGACGAGGGCGGTCCCGACGACCTGGAGGTGCGGCGGGTGATCGACGGCGAGGAGCACTGGGTGCGTTCCAGCGGCGTGCGCATCACCGAGGGCCTGGCGGTGACCTTTCGCGACGTGACGCGCGAGCGGCAGGCCGCCGCCGCCCTGCGCACCAGCGAGGAGCAGTTCCGGGGCGTGGCCAACGCCGCCCCGGTGATGATCTGGATCTCCGACGCCGACGGGGCCTGCATCTGGTTCAACGACGCTTGGCTGAAGTTCACCGGCCGGGGCATGGACGAGGAGCTGGGACGTGGCTGGGCCGCGGGCGTCCATCCCGACGACTTGGTCGCCGCCGAGGCGGAGGCGGCAGCCGCCATGGCGCAGCGCCGCTCGTTCCGCGCCGCCTTCCGCCTGCGCCGCGCCGACGGCGCCTGGCGCTGGATCAGCAGCGCCGGCGCCCCGCGCCACGACGCCTACGGCCAGTTCCAAGGCTATATCGGCAGCTGCTTCGACAACACCGAGGTGGTCGAGACGACCCTGGAACTGGAGGCTCGCGTCGTCGAGCGCACCGCCGCCCTCGAGGCCAGCATCGCCGAGCGCGCCAAGACCGAGGCCGCCCTGGCCCAGTCCCAGCGGCTGGAGACGGTGGGCAGGCTGACCGGCGGGGTGGCCCACGACTTCAACAACCTGCTGACCGTGATGGTCGGCGGGCTCGACATGATCCTCAAGCGCCCCGACGACGTGGCCCGGGTGAAGCGCCTGGGCGAGGCGGCCCTGGCCGCGGGCCAGCGCGGCGAGCGCCTGACCCGCCAGCTGCTGGCCTTCTCGCGCAGCCAGGAGCTGAAGCTCGAGGTCGTCGACATCGCAGGCCTTATCCTGCAGGTCGAGCCCCTGGTCCGCCGGGCCGTCGGCGACGCCAAGAGCCTGGTGGTCCGCGCCGATCGCGACGCCGGCTCAAGCCGCGTCGACGCCGCCCAGTTCGAGGCGGCCCTGCTCAACCTGGTCGTCAACGCCGTCGACGCCACGCCCGACCACGGAACCATCACCGTCGAGGTCTCGGCCGAGCGGCTGGCGGCCGGGCAGGCGGGCGAGGCTCCCGCCGGCAACTATGTGCGCGTGGCGGTGTCCGACACCGGCCACGGCATGTCGCCCGAGGTGCTGGGCCGGGTGTTCGAGCCGTTCTTCACCACCAAGGAGGTCGGCAAGGGCACTGGCCTGGGCCTGGCCCAGGTCTACGGCTTTGTGCGCCAGTGCGGCGGGGCCGTGACCATCGACAGCCAGGAAGATCAGGGCACGACGGTCAGCCTGCACCTGCCGGCAGCCGCCGACGACGGGATCGTCGCCGAGCGGGCGCAGGACGAGCCGATCGCGGACCTCTCCGGCGTGCGGGTGCTGCTGGTCGAGGACGACGCCAGCGTCCGGGCCATCACCGAAGGGGCGCTGTCGGAACTGGGCTGCGTGGTGGTCACCGCCGAGCATGGCCGCGCCGCCCTGGCCCGCCTCGACGCCGAGCCGGCCTTCGACGTGCTGCTGTCGGACCTGGTGATGCCCGGAGGCGTCAGCGGCGTGGAGCTGGGCCGCATCGTCTCGGAGCGCACGCCGGACACCGCCGTCCTGCTGACCACCGGCTACGCCGGCGACCGCCTGGCCGCCGCCCTCGAAGACCTGCCCTGGCCCGTGCTGCGCAAGCCTTTCCGGATCGAGCAACTGCACCGGGCGCTGGCCGAGGCGGTGCGGGGGCGGCCATAG
- a CDS encoding EAL domain-containing protein: MLKVLTCLTGQHDFRLVLVAGLVCFAACFTAFRLFSRLRGARGLVRGAWLLLTGLVAGSGVWATHFIAMVAYDPGLKTGYSPAGTLLSLMIAVLFMAAGFAVASAERTRTNDCAGGLLLGLGIGAMHYTGMSAFVTQGYVLWEQATVAASVIIGVSFSAVALVIAGRARSLTKQLIGGTVLTLGVCGLHFTGMGAVTIQPDINVVVPEQLLSGAMLTLAVTAITGLIILGGLGAVTIESSTSRSALDRIRRLANAAYEGIVVVQDGRINDANAAFAELAGAPLGELVGKPLYNAMLTFDGKEAAREGVRREGLLQPVAGGRAIPVEVFSRLMDDGARTETSGLTVLAIRDLRERRSAEEKIRYLAEHDGLTGLPNRNSLQARLAAALERVEASGETLSLICIDLDHFKEANDLHGHLAGDALLVEAARRLQDSVTAPSFAARLGGDEFILVQIAAGDQPAAAAELAGRVLEQLSTPAVYEGQDLAMGASLGVSLFPDDGRTAEALLANADMALYRAKESGRGVYRFFKREMDETIRERRTLARELRQAITDEELVVFYQPLARAADGEVCGFEALVRWKHPVRGMVPPLEFIPVAEENGLITQLGEWVLRRACADAASWDRPLRIAVNLSPLQLNQPNLPTLVHEVLIATGLSPSRLELEITESALFKDYQRALDNLRRLKALGVRIAMDDFGTGFSSLSTLQSFPFDKIKIDKSFVENIHRHDRATVIVRAVLGLGRSLEIPVVAEGVETQEQIDFLRGESCAELQGYAIGRPGPIDSLSAWTLARAAAAAQLETEARGAA; encoded by the coding sequence TTGCTGAAGGTTCTGACCTGCCTGACGGGGCAGCATGACTTCAGGCTCGTGCTTGTCGCTGGCCTCGTCTGCTTCGCCGCCTGTTTCACGGCGTTCCGGCTCTTCTCACGCCTGCGCGGCGCGCGCGGCCTGGTCCGCGGCGCCTGGCTGCTGCTGACCGGCCTTGTCGCCGGCTCGGGCGTCTGGGCCACCCACTTCATCGCCATGGTCGCCTACGACCCCGGTCTGAAGACCGGCTACAGCCCGGCCGGCACCCTGCTGTCGCTGATGATCGCCGTGCTGTTCATGGCCGCCGGCTTCGCCGTGGCCTCGGCCGAGCGCACCCGCACCAACGACTGCGCCGGCGGCCTGCTGCTGGGCCTGGGCATCGGCGCGATGCACTACACCGGCATGTCGGCCTTCGTGACCCAGGGCTACGTGCTCTGGGAGCAGGCCACCGTCGCCGCCTCGGTCATCATCGGCGTCTCGTTCTCGGCCGTCGCCCTGGTCATCGCCGGCCGCGCCCGCTCGCTGACCAAGCAACTGATCGGCGGCACGGTGCTGACGCTGGGCGTCTGCGGCCTGCACTTCACCGGCATGGGCGCGGTCACCATCCAGCCCGACATCAACGTCGTCGTGCCCGAGCAACTGCTGTCGGGCGCCATGCTGACCCTGGCGGTCACCGCCATCACCGGCCTGATCATCCTGGGCGGCCTAGGCGCGGTGACCATCGAGTCGTCGACCAGCCGCTCGGCGCTCGACCGCATCCGCCGCCTGGCCAACGCCGCCTACGAAGGCATCGTCGTGGTCCAGGACGGCCGCATCAACGACGCCAACGCCGCCTTCGCCGAACTGGCCGGCGCCCCGCTGGGCGAACTGGTCGGCAAGCCGCTCTACAATGCCATGCTGACCTTCGACGGCAAGGAAGCCGCCCGCGAGGGCGTGCGTCGCGAAGGCCTGCTCCAGCCCGTCGCCGGCGGCCGCGCCATCCCGGTCGAGGTGTTCTCGCGGCTGATGGACGACGGCGCCCGCACCGAGACCTCGGGCCTGACCGTTCTGGCCATCCGCGACCTGCGCGAGCGGCGCTCGGCCGAGGAGAAGATCCGCTACCTGGCCGAACACGACGGCCTCACAGGCCTGCCGAACCGCAACTCGCTGCAGGCCCGCCTGGCCGCGGCCCTGGAGCGCGTCGAGGCTTCCGGCGAGACCCTGTCGCTGATCTGCATCGATCTGGACCACTTCAAGGAAGCCAACGACCTGCACGGCCACCTGGCGGGCGACGCCCTGCTGGTCGAGGCCGCGCGCCGCCTGCAGGACTCGGTCACCGCCCCGTCCTTCGCCGCGCGCCTGGGCGGCGACGAATTCATCCTGGTGCAGATCGCCGCCGGCGATCAGCCCGCCGCCGCCGCCGAACTGGCCGGCCGCGTGCTGGAACAGCTGTCGACGCCGGCCGTCTACGAAGGTCAGGACCTGGCCATGGGCGCCAGCCTTGGCGTCTCGCTGTTCCCCGACGACGGCCGCACCGCCGAGGCCCTGCTGGCCAACGCCGACATGGCGCTCTATCGCGCCAAGGAAAGCGGCCGCGGCGTCTATCGCTTCTTCAAGCGCGAGATGGACGAGACCATCCGTGAACGCCGCACCCTGGCGCGCGAGCTGCGCCAGGCGATCACCGACGAGGAACTGGTGGTGTTCTACCAGCCGCTGGCCCGCGCCGCCGACGGCGAGGTCTGCGGCTTCGAGGCCCTGGTCCGCTGGAAGCACCCGGTGCGCGGCATGGTCCCGCCGCTGGAGTTCATCCCCGTGGCCGAGGAGAACGGCCTGATCACCCAGCTGGGCGAATGGGTCCTGCGCCGCGCCTGCGCCGACGCCGCCAGCTGGGACCGCCCGCTGCGCATCGCCGTCAACCTGTCGCCGCTGCAGCTGAACCAGCCCAACCTGCCCACCCTGGTGCACGAGGTGCTGATCGCCACGGGCCTGTCGCCCTCGCGCCTGGAGCTGGAGATCACCGAAAGCGCCCTGTTCAAGGACTACCAGCGCGCGCTCGACAACCTGCGCCGCCTGAAGGCCCTGGGCGTGCGCATCGCCATGGACGACTTCGGCACCGGCTTCTCGTCGCTGTCGACCCTGCAGTCGTTCCCGTTCGACAAGATCAAGATCGACAAGAGCTTCGTCGAGAACATCCACCGTCACGACCGCGCCACCGTCATCGTGCGCGCCGTGCTGGGCCTGGGCCGCAGCCTGGAGATCCCGGTCGTGGCCGAGGGCGTCGAGACCCAGGAGCAGATCGACTTCCTGCGCGGCGAGTCCTGCGCCGAGCTGCAGGGCTACGCCATCGGCCGGCCGGGTCCGATCGACAGCCTGTCGGCCTGGACCCTGGCCCGCGCCGCCGCGGCGGCCCAGCTCGAGACCGAAGCCCGCGGCGCAGCCTGA
- a CDS encoding polysaccharide biosynthesis/export family protein, producing the protein MITVRRFIRAASICLALGATAPIAHAQDPAPAAPPAAAAPQQAAPSTAAPATPADPDYQLGSGDKVRVTVFGEPTLSGEFYVTGSGLVSLPLLGEVKAAGLSVRQFQETVETALRNGYLKQPRVSAEVLNFRPFYILGEVSKPGTYPYTSGLTVQNAVATAGGYTYRADKNKVYIKRLGEEKETKMSLTPSTQVAPGDTVRIGERFF; encoded by the coding sequence ATGATTACCGTTCGACGCTTTATTCGGGCGGCTTCGATCTGCCTGGCCCTCGGCGCGACGGCGCCGATCGCCCATGCCCAGGATCCTGCGCCGGCGGCCCCTCCCGCCGCTGCTGCGCCGCAACAGGCCGCGCCTTCCACGGCGGCTCCCGCCACCCCCGCCGACCCCGACTACCAGCTCGGTTCGGGCGACAAGGTCCGCGTCACCGTCTTTGGCGAGCCCACCCTGTCGGGCGAGTTCTATGTCACCGGCTCGGGCCTGGTGTCGCTGCCGCTGCTGGGCGAGGTCAAGGCCGCCGGCCTCAGCGTCCGTCAGTTCCAGGAGACGGTCGAGACCGCCCTGCGCAACGGCTATCTCAAGCAGCCGCGCGTCAGCGCCGAAGTGCTGAACTTCCGCCCGTTCTACATACTGGGCGAGGTCAGCAAGCCGGGCACCTATCCCTACACCTCGGGCCTGACGGTGCAGAACGCGGTGGCCACCGCCGGCGGCTACACCTACCGGGCCGACAAGAACAAGGTCTACATCAAGCGTCTCGGCGAAGAGAAAGAGACCAAGATGAGCCTGACGCCGTCGACCCAGGTCGCGCCTGGCGACACAGTCCGTATCGGCGAGCGCTTCTTCTAG
- a CDS encoding metallophosphoesterase family protein — MVFGFLRPKSRSKSEAASADGRVVYGVGDVHGRLDLLDQLLDVVAADFAALGRQDRPVIVFVGDYVDRGPDSAGVIDRIAALKAASGGSSGFEVRALMGNHEQTLLQFLDNPEGGPVWAEFGGGETLASYGVARPVGRDPEAWRAAQEQFQRNLPLRHLTFLRQLELTAAYGDYLFVHAGVRPGRSLAEQDPQDLLWIRGDFLHQPHGLGMVVVHGHTPDEEPFLGRDRINVDTGAYATGVLTAVRVGEGAPAMLQARKRRPVPV, encoded by the coding sequence ATGGTCTTCGGCTTCCTGCGTCCCAAGTCCCGATCCAAGTCCGAGGCGGCCTCCGCCGACGGCCGAGTGGTTTACGGCGTCGGCGACGTTCACGGCCGTCTCGACCTGCTCGACCAGCTGCTCGACGTGGTGGCGGCCGACTTCGCCGCCCTGGGCCGGCAGGACCGGCCAGTCATCGTGTTCGTCGGCGACTACGTGGATCGCGGTCCGGACTCGGCCGGGGTGATCGACCGCATCGCCGCCCTGAAGGCCGCCTCGGGCGGGTCGTCCGGCTTCGAGGTCCGGGCCCTGATGGGCAATCACGAGCAGACCCTGCTGCAGTTTCTCGACAACCCCGAGGGCGGTCCGGTCTGGGCCGAGTTCGGCGGCGGCGAGACCCTGGCTTCGTATGGCGTGGCGCGGCCCGTGGGGCGCGACCCCGAGGCCTGGCGCGCGGCTCAGGAGCAGTTCCAGCGCAACCTGCCCCTGCGCCACCTGACCTTCCTGCGGCAGCTGGAGCTGACCGCGGCCTACGGCGACTATCTGTTCGTCCACGCCGGCGTGCGGCCGGGCCGTTCGCTGGCCGAGCAGGACCCGCAGGACCTGCTGTGGATCCGTGGCGATTTCCTGCACCAGCCGCACGGCCTGGGCATGGTCGTGGTGCACGGCCACACGCCCGACGAGGAGCCTTTCCTGGGCCGTGACCGGATCAATGTCGACACCGGAGCCTATGCGACGGGCGTTCTGACCGCAGTCCGCGTGGGCGAGGGCGCGCCGGCCATGCTGCAGGCGCGAAAACGACGTCCTGTTCCGGTGTGA
- a CDS encoding transglutaminase-like cysteine peptidase, whose protein sequence is MKITAFLGTAAASLGLMAAAGPALAAPAPAFMPLGAPAAAPPGFTDLCQRDLESCGAAQHEIAALTGQLTGPAPQPGLATSSTSTAWSGGRRLTFAAQAIALETEIAAEDEVAALTVETLQPLRLDADFALVSPVQALAAALSPTPFAAPARPAINLASAPGEPPRLSRDQMKLLNDVNRRVNREVQKAEDFDLYGMIEYWSLPRVIDGKMYGDCEDYALEKRRRLIEAGVPAAALSMAVAVTARGESHAVLVVAMEQGDWVLDNLTPWATPWSELNYRWIERQAPGSAAWVTIG, encoded by the coding sequence ATGAAGATCACCGCCTTTCTCGGAACCGCCGCCGCCAGCCTGGGGCTGATGGCCGCCGCCGGCCCTGCCCTCGCCGCGCCGGCGCCGGCGTTCATGCCGCTGGGCGCGCCCGCGGCCGCCCCGCCCGGGTTCACCGACCTGTGCCAGCGCGATCTGGAAAGCTGCGGCGCGGCCCAGCACGAGATCGCCGCCCTCACCGGCCAATTGACCGGCCCGGCGCCGCAGCCGGGCCTGGCCACCTCGTCGACCTCGACCGCCTGGTCGGGCGGTCGACGCCTGACCTTCGCCGCCCAGGCAATCGCTCTCGAAACCGAGATCGCGGCCGAGGACGAGGTCGCGGCCCTGACGGTGGAGACCCTCCAGCCTCTGCGCCTGGACGCCGACTTCGCCCTGGTCTCGCCGGTACAGGCCCTGGCCGCGGCGCTGTCGCCGACGCCGTTCGCCGCTCCGGCCCGCCCGGCAATCAACCTGGCCTCGGCCCCGGGCGAACCGCCGCGCCTGTCCCGCGACCAGATGAAGCTGCTCAACGACGTCAATCGCCGGGTCAACCGCGAGGTCCAGAAGGCCGAAGACTTCGATCTCTACGGCATGATCGAGTATTGGAGCCTGCCGCGCGTGATCGACGGCAAGATGTACGGCGATTGCGAGGATTACGCCCTGGAGAAGCGCCGCCGGCTGATCGAGGCCGGCGTTCCGGCCGCCGCCCTGTCGATGGCCGTGGCGGTCACCGCGCGCGGCGAGAGCCACGCGGTGCTGGTGGTGGCCATGGAACAGGGCGACTGGGTGCTCGACAACCTGACCCCCTGGGCCACGCCGTGGAGCGAGCTGAACTATCGCTGGATCGAGCGCCAGGCGCCCGGCTCGGCCGCCTGGGTGACGATCGGCTGA
- a CDS encoding sugar transferase — MNAVAGEILARVAVDPGKRFIDVVVAALALIFFAPVLLLAALWIKLESPGPVLFRQTRGGLNGRTFTIYKLRSMRCEENGDKVTQARRDDDRITKSGKLLRTTSIDELPQLLNVLKGDMSLVGPRPHAMAHDAYYGALISTYNMRFQAKPGLTGLAQIRGLRGGTTDVEDMAARIKADIAYIDGWSLMSDIRILLLTVPHLLMAENAY; from the coding sequence ATGAACGCCGTCGCGGGCGAGATTCTTGCTCGTGTCGCCGTGGATCCTGGCAAGCGCTTCATCGATGTCGTCGTCGCCGCCCTTGCCCTGATCTTCTTCGCGCCCGTGCTTCTGCTCGCGGCGCTCTGGATCAAGCTGGAGTCGCCCGGACCCGTGCTGTTCCGCCAGACGCGGGGCGGCCTGAACGGGCGAACCTTCACCATCTACAAGCTGCGCTCGATGCGGTGCGAGGAGAACGGCGACAAGGTCACCCAGGCCCGTCGCGACGACGACCGCATCACCAAGTCCGGCAAGCTTCTGCGCACCACCAGCATCGACGAGTTGCCCCAGCTGCTCAACGTGCTGAAGGGCGACATGTCTCTGGTCGGTCCGCGTCCGCACGCCATGGCGCACGACGCCTATTACGGCGCGCTGATCTCGACCTACAACATGCGCTTCCAGGCCAAGCCGGGCCTCACGGGCCTGGCCCAGATCCGCGGCCTGCGCGGCGGCACCACCGACGTCGAGGACATGGCGGCCCGCATCAAGGCCGACATCGCCTATATCGACGGATGGTCGCTGATGAGCGACATCCGCATCCTGCTGCTGACGGTGCCGCACCTGCTGATGGCCGAAAACGCCTACTAA